The Callithrix jacchus isolate 240 chromosome X, calJac240_pri, whole genome shotgun sequence genome contains a region encoding:
- the LOC144581179 gene encoding uncharacterized protein LOC144581179 isoform X1, whose product MDVQADKEMPAAGMPSLLQSSPENPQSPPEGPDQSPLQSPVSAFISSISLSLQSPPESPQSPPEGPVQSPLLSPVSSSSTSLSLPLSSPEYPQSPPEGPAQYPLQSPVSTFISSTSLSPQSTPESPQSPPEGPVQSPLLSPVSSSSTSLSLPLSSPEYPQSPPEGPAQYPLQSPVSTFISSTSLSPQSPPESPQSPPEGPVQSPLLSPVSSSSTSLSLPLSSPEYPQSPPEGPAQYPLQSPVSTFISSTSLSPQSTPESPQSPPEGPEQSPLLSPVSSSSTSLSLPLSSPEYPQSPPEGRAQYPLQSAVSTFVSSTSLSPQSPPESPQSPPEGPVHSPLLSPVSSSSTSLSLPLSSPEYPQSPPEGPAQSPLQSALSPFVATTSLNLSQSFPESPQSPSEGPAQPAFQSSVWSFSSTSLSLLQSFPESPQSPPEGPAQPIFQRFVCSSSSSSLCLLQSSPKSPQSPPEGPAQSPLLSPVSCSSTSLSLPHSFPESPRIPPEGLSQSPLQSPVSSFSSSSRSSPSSRSTPSSSSSSSSPSSSSFPSSFSPSSSSSSPSSSSSSPSPSSSFSFSSSSSSSSSSSLRFLQSSSESPQSPPEGPAQSPLLSPVSSSSTSLCLPPSSPESPQCPPEWPAQSPLLSFVSSFSSISLRLSLSSPESPPEGPAEFALPSLECSFSSTSLNLLQNFPESPSEGPAQSPPRSPMSSFSSLSSSPLCLLQSSLESPQNPSEGPAQSALQSFVRSVFSDCLSLLESSPECPQSPPEGPSQSALQGPVSSSFSPLSFPPSSPECPQSPPEGPSQSSLQGPVSSFFGPLSFPPSSPECPQSPPEGPSQSALQGPVTSFSFSPLSFPPSSPVCPQSPEGPFQSALQGPVTSFSFSPLSFPPSSPVCPQSPEGPFQSALQGPVTSSSFSPLSFPPSSPVFPQSPEGSSRSALQSPVTSFSFGPLSLTPSSPECSQSPSEGPAQSPPQSPVSSFSLSSSPLCVLQSSPERPQNPSEGPAQSALQSFVRSFFSDCLSLLESSPECPQSPPEDPSQSSLQGPVSSFSFSPFSLTPGSPVCPQSPAEGPSQSAPQGPVSTFSSCPFRLPLSSPEYPQSPPEGPSQSALQGPVGSFYSSTLWNPSSEESSSPADEDTRTSDTLLDSESLTDNESLTATEPLVAHTLDEKVDELVRFLLLKYQAKEPVTKAEMLTIFVSRYRGYFPMIFRKAREFIEILFGIALTEVGPDHSYVFVNTLDLTCEGSLSDEQGMPQNRLLTLILSIIFIKGSCASEEVIWHVLNGIGVCAGREHFIFGEPRELLTKVWVQEHYLEYREVPNTSPPRYEFLWGPRAHSEISKRKVVEFLAMLNNTVPRSFSPSYKDALKHLEERAQATIDTTDDSTVTDGASSDVSQPVFP is encoded by the exons ATGG aTGTTCAAGCAGACAAGGAGATGCCTGCTGCTGGGATGCCGAGTCTTCTCCAGAGTTCTCCTGAGAATCCTCAAAGTCCACCCGAGGGGCCTGACCAGTCTCCTCTCCAGAGTCCTGTGAGCGCCTTCATCTCCTCCATTTCATTGAGTCTTCAGAGTCCTCCTGAGAGTCCTCAGAGTCCACCTGAGGGGCCTGTACAGTCTCCTCTCCTGAGTCCTGTGagctcctcctccacttcactgAGTCTTCCCCTGAGTTCCCCGGAGTAtccccagagtcctcctgaggggccTGCCCAGTATCCTCTGCAGAGTCCTGTGAGCACCTTCATCTCCTCCACTTCATTGAGTCCTCAGAGTACTCCTGAGAGTCCTCAGAGTCCACCTGAGGGGCCTGTACAGTCTCCTCTCCTGAGTCCTGTGagctcctcctccacttcactgAGTCTTCCACTGAGTTCCCCTGAGTATCCCCAGAGTCCTCCGGAGGGGCCTGCCCAGTATCCTCTGCAGAGTCCTGTGAGCACCTTCATCTCCTCCACTTCATTGAGTCCTCAGAGTCCTCCTGAGAGTCCTCAGAGTCCACCTGAGGGGCCTGTACAGTCTCCTCTCCTGAGTCCTGTGagctcctcctccacttcactgAGTCTTCCCCTGAGTTCCCCTGAGTAtccccagagtcctcctgaggggccTGCACAGTATCCTCTGCAGAGTCCTGTGAGCACCTTCATCTCCTCCACTTCACTGAGTCCTCAGAGTACTCCTGAGAGTCCTCAGAGTCCACCTGAGGGGCCTGAACAGTCTCCTCTCCTGAGTCCTGTGagctcctcctccacttcactgAGTCTTCCCCTGAGTTCCCCTGAGTAtccccagagtcctcctgaggggcGTGCCCAGTATCCTCTGCAGAGTGCTGTGAGCACCTTCGTCTCCTCCACTTCATTGAGTCCTCAGAGTCCTCCTGAGAGTCCTCAGAGTCCACCTGAGGGGCCTGTACATTCTCCTCTCCTGAGTCCTGTGagctcctcctccacttcactgAGTCTTCCCCTGAGTTCCCCTGAGTAtccccagagtcctcctgaggggccTGCCCAGTCTCCTCTCCAGAGTGCTCTGAGCCCCTTCGTTGCTACCACTTCGTTGAATCTTTCCCAGAGTTTCCCTGAGAGTCCTCAGAGTCCTTCTGAGGGGCCTGCCCAGCCTGCTTTCCAAAGTTCTGTGTGGTCCTTCTCCTCCACTTCACTGAGTCTTCTCCAGAGCTTCCCTGAGAGTcctcagagtcctcctgaggggcctgcccagcctatTTTCCAGAGATTTGtgtgctcctcctcctccagttcATTGTGTCTTCTCCAGAGTTCTCCCAAGAGCcctcagagtcctcctgaggggccTGCACAGTCTCCTCTCCTGAGTCCTGTGAGCTGCTCCTCCACTTCACTGAGTCTTCCCCACAGTTTCCCTGAGAGTCCTCGGATTCCTCCTGAGGGGCTGTCCCAATCTCCTCTCCAGAGTCCTGTGAgctcattctcctcctcctcccgctcctccccctcctcccgctccaccccctcctcctcctcttcctcctcctccccctcttcctcctccttcccctcttccttctccccctcctcttcctcctcctctccgtcctcctcctcctcttccccctccccctcctcctccttttccttctcttcctcctcctcctcctcctcctccagttcATTGAGATTTCTCCAGAGTTCTTCTGAGAGTcctcagagtcctcctgaggggccTGCGCAGTCTCCTCTCTTGAGTCCTGTGagctcctcctccacttcactATGTCTTCCCCCAAGTTCCCCTGAGAGTCCTCAGTGTCCTCCTGAGTGGCCTGCGCAGTCTCCTCTCCTGAGTTTTGTGAGCTCCTTCTCGTCAATTTCACTGCGTCTTTCCCTGAGTTCCCCTGagagtcctcctgaggggccTGCCGAGTTTGCTCTCCCAAGTTTGGAGTGCTCCTTCTCCTCCACTTCACTGAATCTTCTCCAGAATTTCCCTGAGAGCCCTTCCGAGGGGCCTGCCCAGTCTCCTCCCCGGAGTCCTATgagctccttctcctccctctcttccagtCCACTGTGTCTTCTCCAGAGTTCCCTTGAGAGTCCTCAGAATCCTTCTGAGGGGCCAGCCCAGTCTGCTCTCCAGAGTTTTGTCCGCTCCGTCTTCTCTGACTGTTTGAGTCTTCTCGAGAGTTCTCCTGAGTGtccccagagtcctcctgagggcCCTTCCCAGTCTGCCCTCCAGGGTCCTGTGAGCTCCTCCTTCAGTCCATTGAGTTTTCCCCCTAGTTCCCCTGAGTGtccccagagtcctcctgagggcCCTTCCCAGTCTTCCCTCCAGGGTCCTGTGAGCTCCTTCTTTGGTCCATTGAGTTTTCCCCCGAGTTCCCCTGAGTGtccccagagtcctcctgagggcCCTTCTCAGTCTGCTCTCCAGGGTCCTGTGACCTCCTTCTCCTTCAGTCCATTGAGTTTCCCCCCGAGTTCCCCTGTGTGTCCCCAGAGTCCTGAGGGCCCTTTCCAGTCTGCCCTCCAGGGTCCTGTGACCTCCTTCTCCTTCAGTCCATTGAGTTTTCCCCCGAGTTCCCCTGTGTGTCCCCAGAGTCCTGAGGGCCCTTTCCAGTCTGCCCTCCAGGGTCCTgtgacctcctcctccttcagtcCATTGAGTTTTCCCCCGAGTTCCCCTGTGTTTCCCCAGAGTCCTGAGGGCTCTTCGAGGTCTGCCCTCCAGAGTCCTGTGACCTCCTTCTCCTTTGGTCCATTGAGTCTAACCCCGAGTTCCCCTGAGTGTTCTCAGAGTCCTTCCGAGGGGCCTGCCCAGTCTCCTCCCCAGAGTCCTGTaagctccttctccctctcttccagTCCATTGTGTGTTCTCCAGAGTTCCCCTGAGAGGCCTCAGAATCCTTCTGAGGGGCCTGCCCAGTCTGCTCTCCAGAGTTTTGTGCGTTCCTTCTTCTCTGACTGTTTGAGTCTTCTCGAGAGTTCCCCTGAGTGTCCCCAGAGCCCTCCTGAGGACCCTTCCCAGTCTTCTCTTCAGGGTCCTGTGAGCTCCTTCTCCTTCAGTCCGTTTAGTCTTACCCCGGGTTCCCCTGTGTGTCCCCAGAGTCCTGCTGAGGGACCTTCCCAGTCTGCCCCCCAGGGTCCCGTGAGCACCTTCTCCTCCTGTCCATTCCGTCTTCCCCTGAGTTCCCCTGAGTAtccccagagtcctcctgaggggccTTCCCAGTCTGCTCTCCAGGGTCCTGTGGGCTCTTTCTACTCCTCCACTTTATGGAACCCATCCAGTGAAGAGTCCAGCAGCCCAGCAGATGAAGATACAAGAACCTCAGACACCTTACTAGACAGTGAGTCCTTGACAGATAATGAGTCCCTGACAGCCACTGAGCCCTTGGTTGCTCATACACTGGATGAAAAGGTGGATGAGTTGGTGCGGTTTCTTCTTCTCAAATATCAAGCGAAGGAGCCTGTCACAAAGGCAGAGATGCTGACGATTTTCGTCAGCAGGTACAGGGGCTACTTTCCTATGATCTTCAGGAAAGCCCGTGAGTTCATAGAGATTCTTTTTGGCATTGCCCTGACAGAAGTGGGCCCCGACCACTCCTATGTCTTTGTAAATACATTAGACCTCACCTGTGAAGGGAGTCTGAGTGATGAGCAAGGCATGCCCCAGAACCGCCTCCTGACACTTATTCTGAGTATAATCTTCATAAAAGGCTCCTGTGCCTCTGAGGAGGTCATCTGGCATGTGCTGAATGGAATAGGGGTATGTGCTGGGAGGGAGCACTTCATCTTTGGGGAGCCCAGGGAGCTCCTCACTAAAGTTTGGGTACAGGAACATTACCTGGAGTACCGGGAGGTGCCCAACACTTCTCCCCCACGTTATGAATTTCTTTGGGGTCCGAGAGCCCATTCagaaatcagcaagagaaaagtaGTAGAGTTTTTGGCCATGCTAAACAATACCGTCCCTCGTTCCTTTTCACCCTCATACAAGGATGCTTTGAAACATCTAGAAGAGAGAGCCCAGGCCACAATTGACACCACAGATGACTCCACTGTCACAGACGGTGCAAGCTCCGATGTTTCCCAGCCCGTCTTCCCCTGA
- the LOC144581179 gene encoding uncharacterized protein LOC144581179 isoform X2 — translation MDKEMPAAGMPSLLQSSPENPQSPPEGPDQSPLQSPVSAFISSISLSLQSPPESPQSPPEGPVQSPLLSPVSSSSTSLSLPLSSPEYPQSPPEGPAQYPLQSPVSTFISSTSLSPQSTPESPQSPPEGPVQSPLLSPVSSSSTSLSLPLSSPEYPQSPPEGPAQYPLQSPVSTFISSTSLSPQSPPESPQSPPEGPVQSPLLSPVSSSSTSLSLPLSSPEYPQSPPEGPAQYPLQSPVSTFISSTSLSPQSTPESPQSPPEGPEQSPLLSPVSSSSTSLSLPLSSPEYPQSPPEGRAQYPLQSAVSTFVSSTSLSPQSPPESPQSPPEGPVHSPLLSPVSSSSTSLSLPLSSPEYPQSPPEGPAQSPLQSALSPFVATTSLNLSQSFPESPQSPSEGPAQPAFQSSVWSFSSTSLSLLQSFPESPQSPPEGPAQPIFQRFVCSSSSSSLCLLQSSPKSPQSPPEGPAQSPLLSPVSCSSTSLSLPHSFPESPRIPPEGLSQSPLQSPVSSFSSSSRSSPSSRSTPSSSSSSSSPSSSSFPSSFSPSSSSSSPSSSSSSPSPSSSFSFSSSSSSSSSSSLRFLQSSSESPQSPPEGPAQSPLLSPVSSSSTSLCLPPSSPESPQCPPEWPAQSPLLSFVSSFSSISLRLSLSSPESPPEGPAEFALPSLECSFSSTSLNLLQNFPESPSEGPAQSPPRSPMSSFSSLSSSPLCLLQSSLESPQNPSEGPAQSALQSFVRSVFSDCLSLLESSPECPQSPPEGPSQSALQGPVSSSFSPLSFPPSSPECPQSPPEGPSQSSLQGPVSSFFGPLSFPPSSPECPQSPPEGPSQSALQGPVTSFSFSPLSFPPSSPVCPQSPEGPFQSALQGPVTSFSFSPLSFPPSSPVCPQSPEGPFQSALQGPVTSSSFSPLSFPPSSPVFPQSPEGSSRSALQSPVTSFSFGPLSLTPSSPECSQSPSEGPAQSPPQSPVSSFSLSSSPLCVLQSSPERPQNPSEGPAQSALQSFVRSFFSDCLSLLESSPECPQSPPEDPSQSSLQGPVSSFSFSPFSLTPGSPVCPQSPAEGPSQSAPQGPVSTFSSCPFRLPLSSPEYPQSPPEGPSQSALQGPVGSFYSSTLWNPSSEESSSPADEDTRTSDTLLDSESLTDNESLTATEPLVAHTLDEKVDELVRFLLLKYQAKEPVTKAEMLTIFVSRYRGYFPMIFRKAREFIEILFGIALTEVGPDHSYVFVNTLDLTCEGSLSDEQGMPQNRLLTLILSIIFIKGSCASEEVIWHVLNGIGVCAGREHFIFGEPRELLTKVWVQEHYLEYREVPNTSPPRYEFLWGPRAHSEISKRKVVEFLAMLNNTVPRSFSPSYKDALKHLEERAQATIDTTDDSTVTDGASSDVSQPVFP, via the exons ATGG ACAAGGAGATGCCTGCTGCTGGGATGCCGAGTCTTCTCCAGAGTTCTCCTGAGAATCCTCAAAGTCCACCCGAGGGGCCTGACCAGTCTCCTCTCCAGAGTCCTGTGAGCGCCTTCATCTCCTCCATTTCATTGAGTCTTCAGAGTCCTCCTGAGAGTCCTCAGAGTCCACCTGAGGGGCCTGTACAGTCTCCTCTCCTGAGTCCTGTGagctcctcctccacttcactgAGTCTTCCCCTGAGTTCCCCGGAGTAtccccagagtcctcctgaggggccTGCCCAGTATCCTCTGCAGAGTCCTGTGAGCACCTTCATCTCCTCCACTTCATTGAGTCCTCAGAGTACTCCTGAGAGTCCTCAGAGTCCACCTGAGGGGCCTGTACAGTCTCCTCTCCTGAGTCCTGTGagctcctcctccacttcactgAGTCTTCCACTGAGTTCCCCTGAGTATCCCCAGAGTCCTCCGGAGGGGCCTGCCCAGTATCCTCTGCAGAGTCCTGTGAGCACCTTCATCTCCTCCACTTCATTGAGTCCTCAGAGTCCTCCTGAGAGTCCTCAGAGTCCACCTGAGGGGCCTGTACAGTCTCCTCTCCTGAGTCCTGTGagctcctcctccacttcactgAGTCTTCCCCTGAGTTCCCCTGAGTAtccccagagtcctcctgaggggccTGCACAGTATCCTCTGCAGAGTCCTGTGAGCACCTTCATCTCCTCCACTTCACTGAGTCCTCAGAGTACTCCTGAGAGTCCTCAGAGTCCACCTGAGGGGCCTGAACAGTCTCCTCTCCTGAGTCCTGTGagctcctcctccacttcactgAGTCTTCCCCTGAGTTCCCCTGAGTAtccccagagtcctcctgaggggcGTGCCCAGTATCCTCTGCAGAGTGCTGTGAGCACCTTCGTCTCCTCCACTTCATTGAGTCCTCAGAGTCCTCCTGAGAGTCCTCAGAGTCCACCTGAGGGGCCTGTACATTCTCCTCTCCTGAGTCCTGTGagctcctcctccacttcactgAGTCTTCCCCTGAGTTCCCCTGAGTAtccccagagtcctcctgaggggccTGCCCAGTCTCCTCTCCAGAGTGCTCTGAGCCCCTTCGTTGCTACCACTTCGTTGAATCTTTCCCAGAGTTTCCCTGAGAGTCCTCAGAGTCCTTCTGAGGGGCCTGCCCAGCCTGCTTTCCAAAGTTCTGTGTGGTCCTTCTCCTCCACTTCACTGAGTCTTCTCCAGAGCTTCCCTGAGAGTcctcagagtcctcctgaggggcctgcccagcctatTTTCCAGAGATTTGtgtgctcctcctcctccagttcATTGTGTCTTCTCCAGAGTTCTCCCAAGAGCcctcagagtcctcctgaggggccTGCACAGTCTCCTCTCCTGAGTCCTGTGAGCTGCTCCTCCACTTCACTGAGTCTTCCCCACAGTTTCCCTGAGAGTCCTCGGATTCCTCCTGAGGGGCTGTCCCAATCTCCTCTCCAGAGTCCTGTGAgctcattctcctcctcctcccgctcctccccctcctcccgctccaccccctcctcctcctcttcctcctcctccccctcttcctcctccttcccctcttccttctccccctcctcttcctcctcctctccgtcctcctcctcctcttccccctccccctcctcctccttttccttctcttcctcctcctcctcctcctcctccagttcATTGAGATTTCTCCAGAGTTCTTCTGAGAGTcctcagagtcctcctgaggggccTGCGCAGTCTCCTCTCTTGAGTCCTGTGagctcctcctccacttcactATGTCTTCCCCCAAGTTCCCCTGAGAGTCCTCAGTGTCCTCCTGAGTGGCCTGCGCAGTCTCCTCTCCTGAGTTTTGTGAGCTCCTTCTCGTCAATTTCACTGCGTCTTTCCCTGAGTTCCCCTGagagtcctcctgaggggccTGCCGAGTTTGCTCTCCCAAGTTTGGAGTGCTCCTTCTCCTCCACTTCACTGAATCTTCTCCAGAATTTCCCTGAGAGCCCTTCCGAGGGGCCTGCCCAGTCTCCTCCCCGGAGTCCTATgagctccttctcctccctctcttccagtCCACTGTGTCTTCTCCAGAGTTCCCTTGAGAGTCCTCAGAATCCTTCTGAGGGGCCAGCCCAGTCTGCTCTCCAGAGTTTTGTCCGCTCCGTCTTCTCTGACTGTTTGAGTCTTCTCGAGAGTTCTCCTGAGTGtccccagagtcctcctgagggcCCTTCCCAGTCTGCCCTCCAGGGTCCTGTGAGCTCCTCCTTCAGTCCATTGAGTTTTCCCCCTAGTTCCCCTGAGTGtccccagagtcctcctgagggcCCTTCCCAGTCTTCCCTCCAGGGTCCTGTGAGCTCCTTCTTTGGTCCATTGAGTTTTCCCCCGAGTTCCCCTGAGTGtccccagagtcctcctgagggcCCTTCTCAGTCTGCTCTCCAGGGTCCTGTGACCTCCTTCTCCTTCAGTCCATTGAGTTTCCCCCCGAGTTCCCCTGTGTGTCCCCAGAGTCCTGAGGGCCCTTTCCAGTCTGCCCTCCAGGGTCCTGTGACCTCCTTCTCCTTCAGTCCATTGAGTTTTCCCCCGAGTTCCCCTGTGTGTCCCCAGAGTCCTGAGGGCCCTTTCCAGTCTGCCCTCCAGGGTCCTgtgacctcctcctccttcagtcCATTGAGTTTTCCCCCGAGTTCCCCTGTGTTTCCCCAGAGTCCTGAGGGCTCTTCGAGGTCTGCCCTCCAGAGTCCTGTGACCTCCTTCTCCTTTGGTCCATTGAGTCTAACCCCGAGTTCCCCTGAGTGTTCTCAGAGTCCTTCCGAGGGGCCTGCCCAGTCTCCTCCCCAGAGTCCTGTaagctccttctccctctcttccagTCCATTGTGTGTTCTCCAGAGTTCCCCTGAGAGGCCTCAGAATCCTTCTGAGGGGCCTGCCCAGTCTGCTCTCCAGAGTTTTGTGCGTTCCTTCTTCTCTGACTGTTTGAGTCTTCTCGAGAGTTCCCCTGAGTGTCCCCAGAGCCCTCCTGAGGACCCTTCCCAGTCTTCTCTTCAGGGTCCTGTGAGCTCCTTCTCCTTCAGTCCGTTTAGTCTTACCCCGGGTTCCCCTGTGTGTCCCCAGAGTCCTGCTGAGGGACCTTCCCAGTCTGCCCCCCAGGGTCCCGTGAGCACCTTCTCCTCCTGTCCATTCCGTCTTCCCCTGAGTTCCCCTGAGTAtccccagagtcctcctgaggggccTTCCCAGTCTGCTCTCCAGGGTCCTGTGGGCTCTTTCTACTCCTCCACTTTATGGAACCCATCCAGTGAAGAGTCCAGCAGCCCAGCAGATGAAGATACAAGAACCTCAGACACCTTACTAGACAGTGAGTCCTTGACAGATAATGAGTCCCTGACAGCCACTGAGCCCTTGGTTGCTCATACACTGGATGAAAAGGTGGATGAGTTGGTGCGGTTTCTTCTTCTCAAATATCAAGCGAAGGAGCCTGTCACAAAGGCAGAGATGCTGACGATTTTCGTCAGCAGGTACAGGGGCTACTTTCCTATGATCTTCAGGAAAGCCCGTGAGTTCATAGAGATTCTTTTTGGCATTGCCCTGACAGAAGTGGGCCCCGACCACTCCTATGTCTTTGTAAATACATTAGACCTCACCTGTGAAGGGAGTCTGAGTGATGAGCAAGGCATGCCCCAGAACCGCCTCCTGACACTTATTCTGAGTATAATCTTCATAAAAGGCTCCTGTGCCTCTGAGGAGGTCATCTGGCATGTGCTGAATGGAATAGGGGTATGTGCTGGGAGGGAGCACTTCATCTTTGGGGAGCCCAGGGAGCTCCTCACTAAAGTTTGGGTACAGGAACATTACCTGGAGTACCGGGAGGTGCCCAACACTTCTCCCCCACGTTATGAATTTCTTTGGGGTCCGAGAGCCCATTCagaaatcagcaagagaaaagtaGTAGAGTTTTTGGCCATGCTAAACAATACCGTCCCTCGTTCCTTTTCACCCTCATACAAGGATGCTTTGAAACATCTAGAAGAGAGAGCCCAGGCCACAATTGACACCACAGATGACTCCACTGTCACAGACGGTGCAAGCTCCGATGTTTCCCAGCCCGTCTTCCCCTGA